The nucleotide window CGGTGCCTTGTATTCCATGCTCAAGCCTCCTTCTGGTAGTCGGCGAAGCGCCCACCGAGTGTGGCCAGGCTGTCGATCAGCTCGGCCGGCTGCCAGTGCTCGCCGTGGCGCTCGGCCAATGCGTTGAGGCGCTCACGAATGGCCGGCAGACCCTGACGGTCGGCCCAGGTCATCGGCCCGCCGACTTCGGCCGGGAAGCCGTAACCGTAGAGGTAGACGGTGTCGATATCGGCGCTGGACTCGGCCATGCCTTCCTCGAGAATCTTGGCGCCCTCATTGACCAGCGCCAGCAGGCAGCGCTCGAGAATCTCCTCCGGGCCGATCTCGCGGCGCTCATAGCCGAGGCGCTCGGACTCGCGCTGCACCAGGGCGTCCACTTCCGGATCGTGCTCGGCCTGGCGGCTGCCTTCGGCGTAGCGGTAGTAGCCCATGCGCGACTTCTGGCCGAAGCGGCCCAGTTCGCAGAGACGGTTATCCACCTGCACCTCGGGCTCGTCCTGGCCCTTGCCGGCCAGCTCGCGGGCGCGCCATTCAAGGTCGATACCCACCACGTCATACATGCGGAACGGGCCCATGGCGAAGCCGAAGCCCTGCAGCGCGGCGTCCACCTGATGGGGGTAGGCACCTTCGAGCAGCATCATCCGCGCCTCGCGCACGTAGGTGGCGAGCATGCGGTTGCCGATGAAGCCCGGGCAGTTGCCGGCTACCACGCTGACCTTGCCCATGCGCTTGCCAAGTTCCTTGGCAGCCTCCAGCACGGCCTGGCTGGTTTGGGCACCGCGAACGATTTCCAGCAGCTTCATGATGTGCGCCGGGCTGAAGAAGTGCAGGCCCACGACCTGCTCCGGGCGCTTGGTGACCGCGGCGATGGCATCGATATCCAGCGCCGAGGTGTTGCTGGCGAGGATGCCGGTCGGCTTCACGATGC belongs to Pseudomonas phenolilytica and includes:
- a CDS encoding 3-hydroxyacyl-CoA dehydrogenase, yielding MSQPRFDIQTAAVIGAGTMGRGIVMSLANAGVQVLWLDNNPEMLEQALGVVADTYAHNVRQGRIDEAEAAARRARISKAADYPALADVDLVIEAVYENLELKQKIFRELDGIVKPTGILASNTSALDIDAIAAVTKRPEQVVGLHFFSPAHIMKLLEIVRGAQTSQAVLEAAKELGKRMGKVSVVAGNCPGFIGNRMLATYVREARMMLLEGAYPHQVDAALQGFGFAMGPFRMYDVVGIDLEWRARELAGKGQDEPEVQVDNRLCELGRFGQKSRMGYYRYAEGSRQAEHDPEVDALVQRESERLGYERREIGPEEILERCLLALVNEGAKILEEGMAESSADIDTVYLYGYGFPAEVGGPMTWADRQGLPAIRERLNALAERHGEHWQPAELIDSLATLGGRFADYQKEA